One Urocitellus parryii isolate mUroPar1 chromosome 8, mUroPar1.hap1, whole genome shotgun sequence DNA window includes the following coding sequences:
- the Fkbpl gene encoding FK506-binding protein-like isoform X1, which translates to MFRTVHSQWKGPGRQMETPSVNPTGEKDTSQLKQQWERNLQENFDSTTEFRQQTQNLPTETLELKMSSDPASQIIENPQGTEKLVTRLEGDSDKSHESTHEMPQFLQASDVWYCPDGSFIKKIIIRGQGLDKPKLGSRCRVLILGFPLGSGLPEGWTELTVGIGPWREKTWGELIEKCLESMCQGEEAELQLPGHSGPPFRLTLDSFTQGRDSWELEISEKEALAKEEHARGSELFRAGNPEGAARCYGRALRLLLTLPPPGPPERTALHANLAACQLLLGQPQLAAQSCDRVLERDPGHLKALYRRGVAQAALGNLEKATADLKKVLAVDPKNRAAQEELGKVVIQGKKQDAGLAQGLRKMFV; encoded by the exons ATGTTCAG AACTGTTCATTCACAGTGGAAGGGACCAGGCAGACAAATGGAGACACCATCAGTAAATCCAACGGGAGAGAAGGACACCTCTCAACTGAAGCAACAATGGGAAAGGAACCTCCAGGAAAACTTTGATTCAACTACTGAGTTTAGGCAGCAGACCCAAAACCTTCCTACTGAAACCCTTGAGCTGAAAATGAGTTCAGATCCAGCCAGCCAAATTATAGAGAATCCTCAAGGGACTGAAAAACTGGTCACTAGACTTGAAGGAGACTCTGATAAATCTCATGAATCAACTCATGAGATGCCACAGTTCCTTCAAGCTTCTGATGTCTGGTACTGTCCTGATGGGAGCTTTATCAAGAAGATCATAATCCGTGGCCAAGGCTTGGACAAACCCAAGCTAGGTTCCCGCTGCCGGGTACTCATTTTGGGGTTCCCTTTAGGGTCAGGGTTGCCAGAAGGCTGGACAGAGCTAACTGTGGGTATTGGGCCTTGGAGGGAAAAAACTTGGGGAGAACTCATAGAGAAATGCTTAGAGTCCATGTGTCaaggtgaggaagcagaacttcaGCTCCCTGGGCACTCTGGGCCTCCTTTCAGGCTCACACTGGACTCCTTCACTCAGGGCCGGGACTCCTGGGAATTGGAGATCAGCGAGAAGGAGGCCCTGGCCAAAGAAGAACATGCAAGGGGCTCAGAACTATTTCGGGCTGGAAACCCTGAAGGGGCTGCCCGATGCTATGGACGGGCTCTTCGGCTGCTGCTGACTTTACCCCCACCTGGTCCTCCAGAACGAACTGCTCTTCATGCCAATCTTGCTGCCTGTCAGTTGCTGCTCGGGCAGCCCCAGCTGGCAGCCCAGAGCTGTGATCGGGTGCTGGAGCGGGATCCTGGCCATTTAAAGGCTTTATACCGTAGAGgggttgcccaggctgcccttggtAACCTGGAAAAAGCAACTGCTGACCTCAAGAAAGTGTTGGCAGTAGACCCCAAAAACCGAGCAGCCCAGGAAGAGTTGGGGAAGGTGGTCATTCAGGGGAAGAAACAGGATGCAGGGCTGGCTCAGGGTCTGCGCAAGATGTTTGTctga
- the Fkbpl gene encoding FK506-binding protein-like isoform X2 translates to METPSVNPTGEKDTSQLKQQWERNLQENFDSTTEFRQQTQNLPTETLELKMSSDPASQIIENPQGTEKLVTRLEGDSDKSHESTHEMPQFLQASDVWYCPDGSFIKKIIIRGQGLDKPKLGSRCRVLILGFPLGSGLPEGWTELTVGIGPWREKTWGELIEKCLESMCQGEEAELQLPGHSGPPFRLTLDSFTQGRDSWELEISEKEALAKEEHARGSELFRAGNPEGAARCYGRALRLLLTLPPPGPPERTALHANLAACQLLLGQPQLAAQSCDRVLERDPGHLKALYRRGVAQAALGNLEKATADLKKVLAVDPKNRAAQEELGKVVIQGKKQDAGLAQGLRKMFV, encoded by the coding sequence ATGGAGACACCATCAGTAAATCCAACGGGAGAGAAGGACACCTCTCAACTGAAGCAACAATGGGAAAGGAACCTCCAGGAAAACTTTGATTCAACTACTGAGTTTAGGCAGCAGACCCAAAACCTTCCTACTGAAACCCTTGAGCTGAAAATGAGTTCAGATCCAGCCAGCCAAATTATAGAGAATCCTCAAGGGACTGAAAAACTGGTCACTAGACTTGAAGGAGACTCTGATAAATCTCATGAATCAACTCATGAGATGCCACAGTTCCTTCAAGCTTCTGATGTCTGGTACTGTCCTGATGGGAGCTTTATCAAGAAGATCATAATCCGTGGCCAAGGCTTGGACAAACCCAAGCTAGGTTCCCGCTGCCGGGTACTCATTTTGGGGTTCCCTTTAGGGTCAGGGTTGCCAGAAGGCTGGACAGAGCTAACTGTGGGTATTGGGCCTTGGAGGGAAAAAACTTGGGGAGAACTCATAGAGAAATGCTTAGAGTCCATGTGTCaaggtgaggaagcagaacttcaGCTCCCTGGGCACTCTGGGCCTCCTTTCAGGCTCACACTGGACTCCTTCACTCAGGGCCGGGACTCCTGGGAATTGGAGATCAGCGAGAAGGAGGCCCTGGCCAAAGAAGAACATGCAAGGGGCTCAGAACTATTTCGGGCTGGAAACCCTGAAGGGGCTGCCCGATGCTATGGACGGGCTCTTCGGCTGCTGCTGACTTTACCCCCACCTGGTCCTCCAGAACGAACTGCTCTTCATGCCAATCTTGCTGCCTGTCAGTTGCTGCTCGGGCAGCCCCAGCTGGCAGCCCAGAGCTGTGATCGGGTGCTGGAGCGGGATCCTGGCCATTTAAAGGCTTTATACCGTAGAGgggttgcccaggctgcccttggtAACCTGGAAAAAGCAACTGCTGACCTCAAGAAAGTGTTGGCAGTAGACCCCAAAAACCGAGCAGCCCAGGAAGAGTTGGGGAAGGTGGTCATTCAGGGGAAGAAACAGGATGCAGGGCTGGCTCAGGGTCTGCGCAAGATGTTTGTctga